A window from Prochlorococcus marinus CUG1435 encodes these proteins:
- a CDS encoding phycobiliprotein lyase, translating into MTKNLTIINQLIDKSIGEWKSIRSTHTLAFQEFENSTSKIYIKHINKKNKKVVEIFKNYKFSLNLDSIAISIKWQAISDWDNDDISEGDETILIFLPKDENSGIVLRNKGYTESFISSSNYFVDEQNNLHIKTIYKSTVSEERISFLSTHVRSRFSTIRNLENNSVIQTSHTSEIRNLASLKE; encoded by the coding sequence TTGACGAAGAACCTAACAATAATTAATCAATTAATTGATAAAAGCATAGGAGAGTGGAAATCTATTAGAAGTACTCACACTTTAGCTTTTCAGGAATTTGAAAACTCAACTAGTAAAATATATATAAAACATATCAACAAAAAAAATAAAAAAGTCGTTGAAATTTTTAAAAATTATAAATTTAGTTTAAACCTAGACAGCATAGCCATTTCTATAAAATGGCAAGCTATTAGTGATTGGGACAATGATGATATCAGTGAGGGAGATGAAACTATTCTGATTTTTTTACCCAAAGATGAAAATTCAGGAATTGTTTTAAGAAATAAAGGTTACACAGAATCCTTTATTTCATCATCAAATTATTTTGTTGATGAACAAAATAATTTACACATTAAAACTATTTATAAATCAACAGTTTCCGAAGAAAGAATTTCATTTTTATCCACTCATGTAAGATCCAGATTTTCTACTATTAGAAATCTGGAAAATAACTCAGTTATACAAACTTCTCATACTTCAGAGATAAGGAATTTAGCTAGTTTAAAAGAGTAA
- a CDS encoding methionine adenosyltransferase has translation MSDFIFTSESVTEGHPDKICDQISDAVLDALLTEDPESRVACETVVNTGLCLLTGEITSKAKVDYIKLVRNVIKEIGYEGYRAGGFDANSCAVLVALDEQSPDISQGVNEADDVNDDLEDNTGAGDQGIMFGYACDETPELMPLPISLAHRLAIQLSKVRHENVLNYLLPDGKTQVSIDYKNGVPLSINTILISTQHNPEIDGMTNEEEIRQRIKEDLWTHVVIPATEDLEIKPNIHTTRFLVNPTGKFVVGGPQGDAGLTGRKIIVDTYGGYARHGGGAFSGKDPTKVDRSAAYAARYVAKSIVKAKLAKKAEVQLSYAIGVAKPISILVETFDTGVISQANLTELINKYFDLRPAAIIKEFDLRNLPQRLGGTFFRKTASYGHFGRRDLDLPWEKVEEKAAQLAEASKVFL, from the coding sequence ATGAGTGATTTCATTTTCACTTCAGAATCCGTAACTGAGGGTCATCCTGACAAAATATGTGATCAAATTAGTGACGCTGTTTTAGACGCTTTATTGACAGAAGATCCAGAAAGCAGAGTTGCATGCGAAACTGTCGTTAACACTGGTCTTTGTCTACTTACTGGAGAAATAACTTCAAAAGCAAAAGTCGATTATATAAAACTTGTTAGAAATGTAATTAAAGAAATTGGATATGAGGGCTATAGAGCAGGTGGTTTTGACGCAAATAGTTGTGCAGTTTTAGTAGCACTTGACGAGCAATCACCAGATATTTCTCAAGGAGTAAACGAAGCAGATGATGTTAACGATGATTTGGAAGATAATACCGGTGCTGGCGACCAAGGCATAATGTTTGGCTATGCATGCGATGAGACGCCTGAATTAATGCCCTTACCGATTAGCTTGGCTCATAGATTAGCCATTCAACTTTCTAAGGTAAGGCATGAAAACGTGCTTAATTATCTACTCCCTGATGGTAAAACTCAAGTAAGTATTGATTATAAAAATGGAGTACCACTATCGATTAATACCATTTTAATTTCAACTCAACATAATCCTGAGATAGATGGTATGACAAATGAAGAAGAAATTCGTCAAAGAATAAAAGAAGATTTATGGACGCATGTTGTAATTCCTGCTACTGAAGATTTAGAAATAAAACCAAACATTCATACAACAAGATTTCTTGTAAATCCCACGGGCAAATTTGTCGTAGGGGGGCCTCAAGGTGATGCCGGACTTACTGGAAGAAAAATTATAGTAGATACTTATGGGGGTTACGCAAGACACGGAGGAGGGGCTTTTTCTGGTAAAGATCCCACAAAAGTGGATAGATCAGCTGCTTATGCAGCACGTTATGTGGCTAAAAGTATAGTTAAGGCAAAATTAGCAAAAAAGGCAGAAGTACAATTAAGTTATGCAATTGGAGTTGCAAAACCGATTTCCATTCTTGTTGAAACTTTTGATACTGGCGTTATTTCACAAGCTAATTTGACTGAGCTCATTAATAAGTACTTTGACTTAAGACCAGCAGCAATTATAAAAGAATTTGATCTAAGAAATCTACCCCAAAGATTGGGTGGTACATTTTTCAGAAAGACTGCATCCTATGGACATTTTGGCAGAAGAGATCTAGATCTCCCTTGGGAAAAAGTAGAAGAAAAAGCAGCCCAATTAGCGGAGGCTTCCAAAGTATTTTTATAA
- a CDS encoding VTT domain-containing protein: MNKIQKFFSVVFFIAIFVVLIYLIQNYGIEPLRNKIESMGIWAPFGIFILRGVSIILPALPSSAYSLLAGSLLGFQKGYMTIIFSDIVFCQAAFFIARNYGRVPVRNLVGPKAMQKIESFNQNQLEENFFLMTGLLMTGLFDFLSYAIGIGGTRWKIFTPALLISLLISDSILVAVGAGVSQGAGLFLGIALLGMFALATISGLAKNKMPK, translated from the coding sequence ATGAATAAAATACAGAAATTTTTCTCAGTAGTTTTTTTTATAGCAATATTTGTTGTATTGATTTATTTAATCCAAAATTATGGGATTGAACCTCTAAGGAACAAAATAGAAAGTATGGGGATTTGGGCTCCTTTTGGAATATTCATACTCAGAGGAGTAAGTATTATTTTACCTGCCCTTCCAAGTTCAGCTTATTCTCTGCTAGCGGGTTCATTACTAGGATTTCAAAAAGGTTACATGACAATAATCTTTTCTGATATCGTTTTTTGCCAAGCTGCTTTCTTTATCGCAAGAAATTATGGTCGGGTTCCTGTACGTAATTTAGTAGGCCCGAAAGCAATGCAAAAGATTGAAAGTTTCAATCAAAACCAGTTAGAAGAAAATTTCTTTCTTATGACAGGTCTACTAATGACTGGCCTTTTTGATTTTCTAAGTTACGCAATTGGTATTGGAGGAACTCGCTGGAAAATATTTACTCCTGCATTATTAATAAGTCTTCTAATCAGTGACTCTATACTAGTAGCAGTAGGAGCTGGAGTTAGCCAGGGAGCAGGATTATTTCTAGGGATTGCTCTATTGGGAATGTTTGCTTTGGCGACTATTTCAGGATTGGCAAAAAATAAAATGCCTAAATAA
- a CDS encoding sugar kinase: MPDNFYGGLDFGTSGARISIINFHKKLVYSNSVPYLCSFKNPNSWINSCEKLLGCLPIEVKSNLQKLAISGTSGTLTASNLRGEPIGEAISYDQACNEHKILIESLTSGEDHLRTPYSSLAKALKLIDKYGTNILLRHQSDWITGWFLKDWTYGEEGNNLKLGWDLKKKSWPKSYLDTSWGKCLPEIIKSGKIIGQVNFDLAERFNLNKKLILISGTTDSNASVIAAGLGKEDGLTVLGTTIVVKKIIDNPIKKQGITNHRVNGNWICGGASNAGCGILSQFFSDLEIKELSRQINPSKNTSLNLLPLNSKGERFPVNDSNLKPILGPRPVSDSLYLHALFEGLAKIELKGWEKLGELTGSLPKKIITIGGGSKNPQWRKIRENIINIPIVSCKKTTSFGTALLAMNSK, translated from the coding sequence ATGCCAGATAATTTTTATGGGGGATTAGATTTTGGAACTAGTGGCGCAAGAATATCCATAATAAATTTTCATAAGAAATTAGTATATTCAAATTCAGTTCCTTATTTATGTAGCTTCAAAAATCCAAATTCTTGGATCAATTCTTGTGAAAAACTCTTAGGGTGTTTACCTATTGAGGTAAAAAGTAACCTTCAAAAATTGGCTATATCTGGCACATCAGGAACTTTAACAGCATCAAATTTACGAGGAGAGCCAATCGGAGAAGCAATATCTTATGACCAAGCATGTAATGAACATAAGATCCTTATTGAATCATTAACTTCTGGAGAAGATCATCTGCGAACTCCATACAGTAGTCTTGCTAAAGCATTAAAACTAATAGATAAATATGGGACAAATATACTTTTACGACATCAATCTGATTGGATCACTGGTTGGTTTTTAAAAGATTGGACTTATGGAGAAGAAGGTAATAATCTAAAACTTGGTTGGGATCTAAAAAAAAAATCATGGCCAAAAAGCTATCTCGATACTTCATGGGGAAAATGCCTGCCTGAAATAATAAAAAGTGGGAAAATTATTGGACAAGTGAATTTTGATTTAGCAGAGAGATTTAACTTGAATAAGAAATTAATATTAATCTCAGGCACTACTGACTCTAATGCAAGTGTAATAGCTGCAGGTTTAGGCAAAGAAGATGGTCTCACAGTTTTAGGAACAACTATTGTAGTTAAGAAAATTATTGATAATCCTATAAAAAAACAAGGAATTACAAACCATAGAGTAAATGGTAATTGGATATGTGGAGGAGCATCAAACGCAGGCTGTGGTATATTGTCGCAGTTTTTCTCTGATTTAGAAATAAAAGAGCTCAGTAGACAAATAAATCCATCAAAAAACACTTCTTTAAATCTTTTACCTCTTAATAGTAAAGGAGAAAGATTTCCTGTTAATGATTCTAATTTAAAGCCGATACTTGGTCCAAGGCCAGTAAGCGACTCACTTTATTTACATGCATTATTCGAGGGTCTAGCTAAGATCGAATTGAAAGGATGGGAAAAGCTAGGCGAACTAACAGGTTCACTTCCAAAAAAAATTATTACTATTGGTGGAGGTTCCAAAAACCCTCAGTGGAGAAAAATAAGAGAGAATATTATCAATATACCAATAGTTTCATGTAAAAAAACTACTTCATTTGGTACAGCCTTGCTAGCTATGAACTCAAAATAA